A single window of Arcobacter venerupis DNA harbors:
- the infC gene encoding translation initiation factor IF-3, with product MNEMITVKEVRCTGDDGTNYGIISTAEALQTADSLGLDLVLIAPDGKPPVAKIMDYGKFRYQQEKKKKEAKKNQKVIVVKEIKLSVKIAENDINYKVKHAREFIEEGNHVKFRVFLKGREMANPQSGVDVLNKIWPMIEDIAVMDKEPKLEGRYVNMMALPKN from the coding sequence ATGAATGAAATGATTACAGTAAAAGAAGTGAGATGTACAGGTGATGATGGTACTAATTATGGGATAATTAGCACAGCTGAAGCGCTTCAAACTGCCGATAGCTTAGGTTTAGACTTAGTTTTAATTGCTCCAGATGGTAAACCTCCTGTTGCAAAAATCATGGATTATGGTAAATTTAGATACCAACAAGAAAAAAAGAAAAAAGAAGCTAAAAAAAATCAAAAAGTAATTGTTGTTAAAGAGATTAAATTATCTGTTAAAATTGCTGAAAATGATATTAACTATAAAGTTAAACATGCAAGAGAATTCATTGAAGAGGGAAATCATGTTAAATTTAGAGTTTTCTTAAAAGGTAGAGAAATGGCTAATCCTCAATCTGGGGTTGATGTTTTAAATAAAATATGGCCAATGATTGAAGATATTGCGGTAATGGACAAAGAACCTAAACTTGAGGGAAGATACGTTAATATGATGGCTCTTCCAAAAAACTAA
- the glmM gene encoding phosphoglucosamine mutase has translation MKLFGTDGVRGKAGDFLDAITVLKLAKAAGIYFRKHSTTKKILVGKDTRRSGYMIENALVSGLTAVGYDVIQIGPMPTPAIAYLTESMRCDAGIMISASHNPFEDNGIKFFDNHGNKLNTDCEEAIEAIFNDSELMQTEQVTGRNIGASKRIDDVIGRYIVSIKSSFPRDLNLSGMRIVLDCANGAAYKVGPTILQELGADVIVVNNKPDGFNINEDCGAMHPEHIGKIVREYRADIGLALDGDADRLVIIDEKGEVVDGDNLIGALCTFLKDEKLLNTNACVTTVMSNKALEDYLAKNGIELFRSDVGDKHVLEIMKEKNINFGGEQSGHIIFSDVAKTGDGLASALQVLALIIKSGKKASEVLNPFELYPQILHNMKVVEKIPLDKIKGLEEILKPIREKGMRDLIRYSGTENKIRLLLEGKNKKDVDDAMETLKLFFKKVL, from the coding sequence ATGAAACTATTCGGAACAGATGGCGTTAGAGGCAAAGCAGGTGATTTTTTAGATGCAATTACAGTACTAAAATTGGCAAAAGCTGCGGGTATATATTTTAGAAAACATTCAACTACTAAGAAAATTCTTGTAGGAAAAGACACAAGAAGAAGCGGTTATATGATTGAAAATGCACTTGTTAGTGGTTTAACAGCTGTTGGTTATGATGTAATTCAAATAGGACCAATGCCAACTCCTGCAATTGCATATTTAACAGAAAGTATGAGATGTGATGCTGGTATTATGATTAGTGCATCTCATAATCCTTTTGAAGATAATGGAATAAAGTTTTTTGATAATCATGGTAATAAATTAAATACAGATTGTGAAGAGGCAATAGAAGCAATTTTTAATGATAGTGAATTAATGCAAACTGAACAAGTAACTGGACGGAACATCGGTGCGTCAAAAAGAATTGATGATGTTATTGGAAGATATATTGTATCGATTAAAAGTTCATTTCCAAGAGATTTAAATTTAAGTGGTATGAGAATTGTCCTTGATTGTGCAAATGGAGCAGCTTATAAAGTTGGACCTACAATTTTGCAAGAATTAGGTGCAGATGTTATTGTTGTAAACAATAAACCAGATGGATTTAATATTAACGAAGATTGTGGGGCTATGCATCCTGAGCATATTGGTAAAATTGTAAGAGAATATAGAGCTGACATAGGCCTTGCTCTTGATGGTGATGCTGATAGATTAGTAATTATTGATGAAAAAGGTGAAGTAGTTGATGGAGATAACCTAATTGGTGCTTTATGTACTTTCTTAAAAGATGAGAAGCTTTTAAATACTAATGCTTGTGTAACAACAGTGATGTCAAATAAAGCTTTAGAAGATTATTTAGCTAAAAATGGGATTGAACTTTTTAGATCAGATGTTGGAGATAAACACGTTCTTGAAATAATGAAAGAAAAAAACATTAACTTTGGTGGTGAACAAAGTGGACATATTATTTTTTCTGATGTTGCAAAAACAGGTGATGGATTAGCTTCGGCACTTCAAGTATTAGCGCTAATTATAAAATCAGGTAAGAAAGCTAGTGAAGTATTAAATCCTTTTGAGTTATATCCTCAGATTTTACATAATATGAAAGTAGTTGAAAAAATTCCTTTAGATAAAATAAAAGGTTTAGAAGAGATTTTAAAACCAATTAGAGAAAAAGGAATGAGAGATTTGATTAGATATTCAGGAACTGAAAATAAAATTAGATTACTTCTTGAGGGAAAAAACAAAAAAGATGTTGATGATGCAATGGAAACTCTAAAATTATTTTTCAAAAAAGTATTATGA
- the lspA gene encoding signal peptidase II, producing MKRELKLSITIFVVVFLIDQIVKFGFANLAWDVNGPYMSLKLAYNYGVAFSMFAFLEHYLKYIQLVLVLLGTLYLFKNPNVFKEYYIPTALLYAGGLSNILDRFTYGGVVDYFYWHHWFEFAIFNIADVMIDLAVVIIIFKQIKQSREEKKQNEIKS from the coding sequence ATGAAAAGAGAGTTAAAGTTAAGCATAACTATTTTTGTAGTTGTATTTTTAATAGATCAAATTGTTAAATTCGGATTTGCAAATTTAGCTTGGGATGTAAATGGTCCTTATATGTCATTAAAACTGGCATATAATTATGGTGTTGCATTCTCAATGTTCGCATTTTTAGAGCATTATTTAAAATATATACAATTAGTTCTTGTTTTATTAGGAACATTATATTTATTTAAAAACCCAAATGTTTTTAAAGAGTATTATATTCCAACTGCTTTATTGTATGCAGGCGGTTTATCTAATATTTTAGATAGATTTACTTATGGTGGAGTTGTTGATTATTTTTATTGGCATCATTGGTTTGAATTTGCAATTTTTAATATAGCAGATGTTATGATAGATTTAGCCGTTGTAATAATTATTTTTAAACAAATTAAACAATCTCGTGAAGAAAAAAAGCAAAATGAGATTAAATCTTAG
- a CDS encoding rhodanese-like domain-containing protein, with product MLKKLLIFFNIEILIFIFIGTSSFASEIDNMSISEKKVLELVQENQLKQVDFNYVKKVIKQGSRTTVDAILIDVRPEIKYQKGTIPTSINIPDTKFEEYFPLLKNIPLDKELIVYCASSTCTKNIVIAEKLKGKGFTNINVYLGGESEWKDLSYLEIDTSVIKIFQEKNSALIVDVRLYSKFLQETILGAISIPDNNFNKLIGRFPINKNEKIVLFCEGHSCEKSHNIANKLVSLDYKEVMVYSAGFETWKNESLPTTRLSIETKK from the coding sequence TTGCTAAAAAAGTTATTGATTTTTTTTAATATTGAAATATTAATTTTTATATTTATAGGAACATCAAGTTTTGCATCAGAAATTGATAATATGTCAATTTCTGAAAAGAAAGTTTTAGAATTAGTTCAGGAAAATCAATTAAAACAAGTTGACTTTAATTATGTAAAAAAAGTTATAAAGCAGGGAAGTAGAACTACAGTAGATGCAATTTTAATTGATGTGAGACCTGAGATCAAATATCAAAAAGGAACAATTCCTACAAGCATAAATATTCCTGATACAAAGTTTGAAGAATATTTTCCTTTATTAAAAAATATTCCACTTGATAAAGAATTAATAGTTTATTGTGCAAGTTCTACTTGTACAAAAAATATAGTTATTGCTGAAAAACTAAAAGGAAAAGGTTTTACAAATATAAACGTTTATTTAGGTGGAGAATCTGAATGGAAGGATTTAAGTTATCTTGAAATTGATACCTCAGTAATAAAAATTTTTCAAGAAAAGAATAGTGCTTTAATTGTGGATGTAAGATTATATTCAAAATTTTTACAAGAAACAATACTTGGTGCAATTTCAATTCCAGATAATAATTTTAATAAATTAATAGGGAGATTTCCTATTAATAAAAATGAAAAAATTGTTCTTTTTTGTGAAGGACATAGTTGTGAAAAATCACATAATATTGCAAATAAATTAGTATCATTAGATTATAAAGAAGTAATGGTGTATTCAGCAGGGTTTGAAACTTGGAAAAATGAGTCTTTACCAACTACTAGGTTAAGTATTGAAACAAAAAAATAG
- the rplT gene encoding 50S ribosomal protein L20 has translation MPRVKTGVVRRRRHKKVLKAARGFFSGRRKHFRKAKEQLERSLVYAFRDRRQKKRDIRKLWIIRINAACRLNDINYSRFMNGLKLSGLEFDRKILADMAMNDSAAFASLVVTAKSALK, from the coding sequence ATGCCTAGAGTTAAAACTGGTGTTGTAAGAAGAAGAAGACACAAGAAAGTATTAAAAGCTGCTAGAGGTTTCTTCAGTGGTAGAAGAAAACACTTTAGAAAAGCTAAAGAACAATTAGAAAGATCTTTAGTTTATGCTTTTAGAGATAGAAGACAGAAAAAAAGAGATATTAGAAAACTATGGATTATAAGAATCAATGCAGCTTGTAGATTAAATGATATTAACTACTCAAGATTTATGAACGGATTAAAATTATCTGGTTTAGAATTTGATAGAAAAATCTTAGCTGATATGGCTATGAATGATTCTGCTGCATTTGCATCTTTAGTAGTAACTGCTAAATCTGCACTAAAATAA
- the rpmI gene encoding 50S ribosomal protein L35 → MPKMKTVSGALKRFKVKKNGSIKRGSAFRSHILTKMTQKRKRNLRGPKTVHSTDAGRILIALCKA, encoded by the coding sequence ATGCCAAAAATGAAAACAGTTAGTGGCGCTTTAAAAAGATTTAAAGTGAAGAAAAACGGGTCAATTAAAAGAGGATCAGCTTTTAGAAGCCATATCTTAACTAAAATGACACAAAAAAGAAAAAGAAACTTAAGAGGACCAAAAACTGTACATAGTACTGATGCTGGTAGAATTCTTATAGCGTTGTGTAAAGCGTAA
- a CDS encoding NTP transferase domain-containing protein — protein MITPFEITCVILSGGKSSRMEEDKSLLPFASKTLIQYQYERLKPYFKDVYISSKVDKFDFLDKKYLIIDENKEVFSPILALDTIFKIFQNQKIFIITVDSPFVSIETISKLIYESKDCDICIAQTEKTHNLCGIFSSNISISIKTMISNHIHKVFYLIKNNKFKIIQFHNNGEFTNINNKNDYKEALNNIILPYNR, from the coding sequence ATGATTACTCCTTTTGAAATTACATGTGTAATTTTAAGTGGAGGCAAAAGCTCACGAATGGAAGAAGATAAATCTCTTCTTCCCTTTGCTTCAAAAACTTTAATACAATATCAATATGAGAGATTAAAACCATACTTTAAAGATGTTTACATTTCATCAAAAGTTGATAAATTTGATTTTTTAGATAAAAAATATCTAATAATTGATGAAAATAAAGAAGTTTTTTCTCCAATATTAGCATTAGATACAATTTTCAAAATTTTTCAAAATCAAAAAATATTTATAATAACTGTTGACTCTCCTTTTGTCTCAATTGAAACAATATCTAAATTAATTTATGAATCAAAAGATTGTGATATTTGTATTGCCCAAACTGAGAAAACACATAATTTATGTGGAATATTTTCTTCGAATATAAGTATAAGTATTAAAACTATGATTTCAAACCATATACATAAAGTTTTTTATTTAATAAAAAATAATAAATTTAAAATTATACAATTTCATAATAATGGAGAGTTTACAAATATAAATAATAAAAATGACTATAAAGAAGCATTAAATAATATAATCTTACCTTATAATAGATAA
- the rpsT gene encoding 30S ribosomal protein S20, whose protein sequence is MANHKSSEKRARQTRIKTERNRFYKTRIKNVTKNVLSAIETADKEKAVDAMKTANKYLHHCVSKGIIKKETAARKVSRLQVKVNAI, encoded by the coding sequence ATGGCAAATCACAAATCTTCTGAGAAAAGAGCTAGACAAACTAGAATTAAAACAGAAAGAAACAGATTTTATAAAACTAGAATCAAGAATGTAACGAAAAATGTATTATCTGCAATCGAAACAGCAGACAAAGAAAAAGCAGTTGACGCAATGAAAACAGCTAACAAATATTTACACCATTGTGTATCTAAAGGTATTATTAAAAAAGAAACTGCTGCTAGAAAAGTTAGTAGATTACAAGTAAAAGTTAACGCTATATAA
- the thrS gene encoding threonine--tRNA ligase — translation MEPIGILKDGQIYDLQTALALNIQGEEIKADDSKESLDILRHSCAHMMAQAIKELYPEAKFFVGPVVKEGFYYDFKVESKISDEDLPTIEKKMKEIADRKLPITRHETTKEEFFEKFKNDELKQAVLKNIKDDTLTIYKQGDFEDLCRGPHLPNTRMIRSFKLTRVAGAYLGGDEKNEMITRIYGIAFFDKQALFDYTKMIEEAKKRDHRKLGTELELFTFNDDVGAGLPMWLPNGARLRSKLEHLLYKAHRIRGYEPVRGPEILKAEMWKISGHYANYKENMYFTTIDDQEYGIKPMNCVGHIQIFKNNLVSYKDLPKKLFEYGVVHRHEMSGAMHGLFRVREFTQDDSHIFCTQDQIKQVIFEVLEFVDSLLKMFDFKYEIEVSTKPEKAIGDDIFWEKTTAGIMDALNEKNISYGIDEGGGAFYGPKIDIKILDAIGRKWQCGTVQVDMNLPSRFNAEFINEKGEKEQPVMIHRAILGSFERFIGILTEHCAGEFPFAIAPTQVIFVPIADTHVEYAKELQRELQENDMDSKIFDMNESLNKRIRMAEKQRVPMIVVIGDEEVANKSVALRNRRTREQSNMSKDEFISMLNEIISGSKI, via the coding sequence TTGGAACCTATTGGTATATTAAAAGATGGTCAAATCTACGACCTTCAAACTGCTCTGGCTTTAAATATCCAAGGAGAAGAGATTAAAGCTGATGATTCAAAAGAATCTTTAGATATTTTAAGACACTCTTGTGCTCACATGATGGCTCAAGCTATCAAAGAACTTTATCCTGAAGCAAAATTCTTCGTTGGACCTGTTGTAAAAGAAGGTTTTTACTATGACTTTAAAGTAGAAAGTAAAATCTCAGATGAGGATTTACCCACTATTGAAAAGAAAATGAAAGAAATCGCAGATAGAAAACTTCCGATTACCCGACACGAAACTACAAAAGAAGAGTTTTTCGAAAAATTCAAGAATGATGAATTAAAACAAGCTGTTCTTAAAAATATCAAAGATGATACCCTAACGATTTATAAACAAGGTGATTTTGAAGATTTATGTAGAGGTCCTCACTTACCAAATACTAGAATGATTAGAAGTTTCAAATTAACAAGAGTGGCTGGTGCTTATCTTGGTGGTGATGAAAAGAATGAGATGATTACTAGAATTTATGGTATTGCATTTTTCGATAAACAAGCATTATTTGATTATACAAAAATGATTGAAGAAGCTAAAAAAAGAGACCACAGAAAACTAGGTACGGAATTAGAACTTTTCACATTTAATGATGATGTGGGAGCAGGACTTCCAATGTGGTTACCAAATGGAGCAAGATTAAGAAGTAAACTTGAACATCTTTTATATAAAGCACATAGAATTAGAGGTTATGAACCAGTTCGTGGTCCAGAAATTTTAAAAGCAGAAATGTGGAAAATCTCTGGTCACTATGCAAATTATAAAGAGAATATGTATTTTACTACTATTGATGATCAAGAATATGGTATTAAACCAATGAACTGTGTTGGTCATATTCAAATCTTTAAAAATAATTTAGTTTCATATAAAGATTTACCAAAAAAACTTTTCGAATATGGGGTTGTTCATAGACATGAAATGTCAGGAGCTATGCATGGATTATTTAGAGTTAGAGAGTTTACTCAAGATGATTCACATATTTTTTGTACACAAGATCAAATAAAACAAGTAATATTTGAAGTTCTTGAATTTGTAGATTCATTACTTAAAATGTTTGACTTCAAATATGAGATTGAAGTATCTACAAAACCAGAAAAAGCAATTGGTGATGATATTTTCTGGGAAAAAACAACTGCTGGTATCATGGATGCACTAAATGAGAAAAATATTTCTTATGGTATTGATGAGGGTGGAGGAGCATTTTATGGTCCAAAAATCGACATTAAAATCTTAGATGCAATTGGAAGAAAATGGCAATGTGGAACTGTTCAAGTTGATATGAACTTACCTTCTAGATTTAATGCAGAATTTATCAATGAAAAAGGGGAAAAAGAACAACCAGTAATGATTCATAGAGCAATATTAGGTTCTTTTGAAAGATTTATTGGAATTCTAACAGAACATTGTGCAGGTGAATTTCCATTTGCAATTGCACCAACTCAAGTTATTTTTGTACCAATTGCTGATACTCATGTTGAATATGCAAAAGAATTACAAAGAGAATTACAAGAAAATGACATGGATTCAAAAATCTTTGATATGAATGAAAGTTTAAATAAAAGAATTAGAATGGCAGAGAAACAAAGAGTTCCAATGATAGTTGTTATTGGAGATGAAGAAGTTGCTAATAAATCTGTTGCTTTAAGAAATAGAAGAACTAGAGAACAATCAAATATGAGCAAAGATGAGTTTATATCAATGCTAAATGAAATAATAAGCGGGAGCAAAATTTGA
- a CDS encoding 3-isopropylmalate dehydratase large subunit encodes MGQTITEKIFSEHVGHKVYAGEIVRSPIDMVIGNDITTPISIKAFEDGGFEKLVNPEGFAIVLDHFIPAKDIASANQAKISRDFAMKHDLKYFFDEKDMGIEHALLPEKGLVLPGDVIIGADSHTCTHGALGAFSTGMGSTDISFGMITGGNWFKVPESIKVIFKGKPGSYVTGKDLILEIIRILGVDGALYKALEFTGDTIQYLSMDDRFSLCNMAIEAGAKNGIVAYDDVTKEFLDKTAELNGGLRAEPKIHYSDENAKYCQVIEIDVEALNPVIAYPFLPSNGHSVNQAVIDNIRVDQVFIGSCTNGRLSDFKVAAEILKDKKVARHVRLIVTPGTQKILRDAQKAGYIDILVDAGAVVSNPTCGACLGGYMGILGDGEVCISTTNRNFVGRMGSRSSKIYLANSAVAAASAISGYITDPRSL; translated from the coding sequence ATGGGTCAAACAATAACAGAAAAAATTTTTAGTGAGCATGTAGGTCATAAAGTATATGCAGGAGAGATTGTAAGAAGTCCAATTGATATGGTAATTGGAAATGATATTACAACTCCAATTTCTATCAAAGCATTTGAAGATGGTGGTTTTGAAAAATTAGTAAATCCTGAAGGTTTTGCTATTGTTCTTGACCACTTCATTCCTGCAAAAGATATAGCTTCTGCAAATCAAGCAAAAATCTCTAGAGATTTTGCAATGAAACATGATTTAAAATATTTCTTTGATGAAAAAGACATGGGAATTGAACATGCACTTTTACCTGAAAAAGGTTTAGTATTACCAGGTGATGTAATTATTGGTGCAGATTCACATACATGTACACATGGTGCACTTGGTGCATTTTCAACAGGTATGGGTTCAACTGATATTTCATTTGGAATGATTACTGGTGGGAATTGGTTTAAAGTTCCTGAGTCAATCAAAGTTATCTTTAAAGGTAAACCAGGTTCTTATGTAACAGGTAAAGATTTGATTTTAGAAATTATTAGAATCCTTGGTGTTGATGGAGCTTTATATAAAGCTTTAGAGTTCACTGGTGATACAATTCAATACTTATCAATGGATGATAGATTTTCATTATGTAATATGGCTATTGAAGCTGGTGCTAAAAATGGAATTGTTGCATACGATGATGTTACAAAAGAATTCTTAGATAAAACAGCAGAGTTAAATGGTGGATTAAGAGCAGAGCCAAAAATTCATTATTCTGATGAAAATGCAAAATATTGTCAAGTAATTGAAATTGATGTTGAAGCTTTAAATCCAGTAATTGCATATCCATTTTTACCATCAAATGGTCACTCAGTAAATCAAGCGGTTATTGATAATATTAGAGTTGATCAAGTATTTATTGGAAGCTGTACAAATGGAAGATTATCAGATTTTAAAGTTGCAGCTGAAATTTTAAAAGATAAAAAAGTTGCACGTCATGTAAGACTTATTGTAACACCAGGAACTCAAAAAATCTTAAGAGATGCGCAAAAAGCTGGATATATTGATATTTTAGTTGATGCAGGTGCAGTTGTATCAAATCCTACATGCGGAGCATGTTTAGGTGGATATATGGGAATTCTTGGTGATGGAGAAGTTTGTATTTCTACAACTAATAGAAACTTTGTTGGAAGAATGGGTTCAAGAAGCTCAAAAATTTATTTAGCAAATAGTGCAGTTGCAGCTGCATCTGCAATTTCTGGATATATAACAGATCCAAGAAGTTTATAA
- a CDS encoding NAD(P)/FAD-dependent oxidoreductase yields MVKNELDKALELVDCEIKKSGISRREAFKLAGMGSAAYLFGGGSEAEAATEVKASDAVGKILIIGGGLAGISTAARLANTLSNPDITIVEPNPKSVCYQPGTTLVASGIYTKADIDYDTKDFLPKGVTLLKDRAIDFNPDANKVALESGDTLTYDFLIIAAGITLDYGAIKGLEEVGDAYTAGDASKILKVFKDTGVTSVYNIDSSVAMWEQMQKFVQKAKDGQKVNGVFTDPNTAIKCGGAPKKVMYLTNARLNEANARANADLSFYTDSGKLFGVKEYADAIEKQFIARDMKWNFNHNLTGVDFTKKIATFDKHWQEKGEYDKDLEEYETVTKHANIDVAFDFLHITPPQKAPNEIANSAVGSAKGWVPVNKETLQHVKYNNIFSLGDIAAVPMGKTGGSVRKQYKVLVDNLISIMEGKEPSSKYEGYTVCPLITDIGKVMLAEFDWTAKPTPSFPLDPTQERYIWWLLKVYLLKPMTQYGMLSGKA; encoded by the coding sequence ATGGTAAAGAATGAACTAGACAAAGCTTTAGAACTAGTTGATTGTGAAATAAAAAAAAGTGGAATTTCAAGAAGAGAAGCTTTCAAATTGGCAGGAATGGGCTCAGCTGCCTATTTATTTGGAGGTGGAAGTGAAGCAGAAGCTGCTACTGAAGTAAAAGCTAGTGATGCTGTTGGAAAAATTTTAATTATTGGAGGAGGATTAGCAGGTATTTCAACTGCTGCTAGATTAGCAAATACTTTATCTAATCCTGATATTACAATAGTTGAACCAAATCCAAAATCTGTGTGTTATCAACCAGGAACAACACTAGTAGCTTCTGGAATCTATACAAAAGCTGATATTGATTATGACACAAAAGATTTTTTACCAAAAGGTGTAACTCTTTTAAAAGATAGAGCGATTGATTTTAATCCTGATGCGAATAAAGTTGCTTTAGAATCAGGAGATACTTTAACTTATGATTTTTTGATTATTGCTGCAGGAATAACATTAGATTATGGAGCAATTAAAGGGTTAGAAGAAGTAGGTGATGCTTATACAGCAGGTGATGCTTCTAAAATATTAAAAGTTTTTAAAGATACAGGTGTAACCTCAGTTTATAATATTGATTCATCAGTTGCTATGTGGGAACAAATGCAAAAGTTTGTACAAAAAGCAAAAGATGGTCAAAAAGTAAATGGTGTATTCACTGACCCTAATACTGCAATCAAATGTGGAGGGGCTCCTAAAAAAGTTATGTATCTTACAAATGCTAGATTAAATGAAGCAAATGCAAGAGCAAATGCAGATTTATCATTTTATACAGATTCTGGAAAATTATTTGGCGTAAAAGAGTATGCAGATGCAATTGAAAAACAGTTTATTGCAAGAGATATGAAGTGGAATTTTAATCATAATTTAACTGGAGTTGATTTTACAAAAAAAATAGCAACATTTGATAAGCATTGGCAAGAAAAAGGTGAATATGATAAAGATTTAGAAGAATATGAAACAGTAACTAAGCATGCTAATATTGATGTTGCTTTTGATTTTTTACATATTACTCCTCCTCAAAAAGCTCCAAACGAAATAGCAAATTCTGCAGTTGGTTCTGCAAAGGGTTGGGTTCCTGTTAATAAAGAAACATTACAACATGTTAAATATAATAATATTTTCTCATTAGGTGATATTGCAGCTGTTCCTATGGGTAAAACAGGTGGTTCAGTTAGAAAACAGTATAAAGTGCTAGTTGATAACTTAATATCTATTATGGAAGGTAAAGAGCCTAGTTCGAAATATGAAGGATATACTGTTTGCCCATTAATTACTGATATTGGTAAAGTAATGTTAGCAGAATTTGATTGGACGGCAAAACCAACTCCATCATTTCCACTTGATCCAACTCAGGAGAGATACATTTGGTGGTTATTGAAAGTTTATTTACTAAAACCAATGACACAATATGGAATGTTAAGTGGCAAAGCATAA